The following proteins come from a genomic window of Mycobacterium sp. DL:
- the glf gene encoding UDP-galactopyranose mutase, giving the protein MISPAPRPPTDAFDLIVVGSGFFGLTIAERVATQLDKRVLVLDRRPHIGGNAYSEPEPATGIEVHRYGAHLFHTSNQRVWDYVNQFTEFTGYQHRVFAMHNGQAYQFPMGLGLVSQFFGRYFTPDEARALIAEQAAEFDTKDARNFEEKAISLIGRPLYEAFMKHYTAKQWETDPTNLPASNITRLPVRYTFDNRYFNDTYEGLPVDGYTTWLQNMAADDRIEVRLDTDWFDVRDELRTQSPNAPIVYTGPLDRYFDYSAGRLGWRTLDFETEVLDTGDFQGTPVMNYNDADVPFTRIHEFRHFHPERDYPTDKTVIMREFGRFAKDDDEPYYPINTREDRLMVTAYRELAQAETASSQVLFGGRLGTYQYLDMHMAIASALNMYDNTLAPHLRDGVALVAPETESSRQ; this is encoded by the coding sequence ATGATCTCTCCTGCTCCCCGCCCTCCCACCGACGCTTTCGACCTCATCGTCGTCGGCTCCGGGTTCTTCGGCCTGACGATCGCCGAACGGGTGGCCACCCAGCTGGACAAGCGGGTCCTGGTCCTCGACAGGCGCCCCCACATCGGCGGGAACGCCTACTCGGAGCCCGAACCCGCGACCGGCATCGAGGTGCACCGCTACGGCGCGCACCTGTTCCACACGAGCAATCAGCGGGTGTGGGACTACGTCAACCAGTTCACCGAGTTCACCGGCTATCAGCACCGGGTGTTCGCGATGCACAACGGGCAGGCCTATCAGTTCCCGATGGGGCTCGGCCTGGTGTCGCAGTTCTTCGGCAGGTACTTCACCCCGGACGAGGCCCGCGCGCTGATCGCCGAACAGGCCGCGGAGTTCGACACCAAGGACGCCCGGAACTTCGAGGAGAAGGCGATCAGTCTGATCGGCCGCCCGCTCTACGAAGCGTTCATGAAGCACTACACCGCCAAGCAGTGGGAGACCGACCCGACGAACCTGCCGGCGTCCAACATCACCCGGCTGCCGGTCCGCTACACCTTCGACAATCGCTACTTCAACGACACCTATGAGGGTCTGCCGGTCGACGGGTACACCACGTGGCTGCAGAACATGGCCGCCGACGATCGCATCGAGGTGCGACTGGACACCGACTGGTTCGACGTCCGCGACGAGTTGCGGACCCAGAGTCCGAACGCTCCGATCGTCTACACGGGCCCGCTGGACCGTTACTTCGACTACTCGGCGGGCCGGCTCGGCTGGCGCACCCTGGACTTCGAGACCGAGGTCCTCGACACCGGTGATTTCCAAGGCACGCCCGTGATGAACTACAACGACGCCGACGTGCCCTTCACCCGCATCCACGAGTTCCGGCACTTCCACCCGGAGCGGGACTACCCGACCGACAAGACCGTCATCATGCGGGAGTTCGGTCGTTTCGCCAAGGACGACGACGAGCCCTACTACCCGATCAACACCCGTGAGGACCGCCTGATGGTCACGGCCTACCGCGAGCTGGCGCAGGCGGAGACGGCGTCCTCGCAGGTGCTCTTCGGCGGCCGCCTGGGCACCTACCAGTATCTGGACATGCACATGGCGATCGCCAGCGCGCTGAACATGTACGACAACACCCTGGCGCCGCACCTACGTGACGGTGTCGCGCTGGTCGCCCCCGAAACAGAAAGCAGTCGACAATGA